CGCGGCGAGGGCACGGCGGCCTGGCGGTCGGAGGCCCCGGACCTGCCCCCGATGGCCGAGCTGGGCGCCCGCGCCGCCGAACACGGCGACGAACACGTCATCAAGTTCACCGAGGCGTGCCTGCGGGAATACGCCTTGCTCCCCGACCCGCGCTACCTGGCCGCCGCGTTCACCGCGCAGCGGCGCATCTCCCGCCTGGACGCCGGCGGTGGCGTCGCAGGCGTAGCGACCGGCACGCCGTGACCGCCCGGGGCGCCCGCACCCCCCGGCCCTTGCCTGTCCGGGCCGGGAACAGGCAAGGGCTGGAGGTGCGCGGGTTCCCAGCGCGGCCGCATGCCTGCCCCCGGTGCTGAGTCGCGTACCCGCAGGGGCGGCGCAGAAGCGTGTGGGCCGGTGCGGATCCCTGGGGATCCGCACCGGCCCACGACGTGCTACGACGGGGTCAGGTCACCATCGGTACCAGCGGCCGCGGCTGCCACCCGCGCCAGTGGAGCGCATGAGGAAGCCGAGGAGCCAGATCACGAGCACGACGACGGCGACCCACCACAGGATCTTCAGTGCGAAACCGGCACCGAAGAGAATGAGGGCGAGCAGCAGAACCAGTAGCAAGGGAACCATGTCATCCACCTCCAAACGAACGTGTGCCCCGCGGAAAGCCGTTCACGCCTGACGGTTCTCCGGCCCCGTCTCCCGGCCCGCCCGGGGCGGGGGCAGGGGTACCGCGGCGATCGCGCGCCGCACGAGGCTGCCCAGGTACAACGTCCCGGCGTGTTCCAGGGCGCTGGTGGTCAGGTGGTAGTTGTCGGCCCGGCGCCGCAGGTCGTGCACCAGCCGGCCCCGGTCATCACGGCCCTGTACGTGTGTGGTGCGCCGGGGACCGGGCAGCAGCGCGCCCGGCAAGGCCCACAGTGCCTTGCGCAGCGCGGGGTGGTGGCGGTGCAGGGTGTCGAGAAGAGCGTCGCGGGGGCCGGCCAGGGCCGCCCAGACGAGGCCGTCACGACTGGTCGTCAGGTTGTCGGGAAAGCCCGGCAGACGGTCGGCGAAGACGTCCGTGGTACCCGCCCGGCCGCCGGTGAGCCACAGCCGCAGCAGCCGGTAGGCCCCCGACTCGGAGATGACCAGGAAGGACTCGTCGGGAGCCAGACAGAGACCGTTGGCGAACTGCAGCCCGTCCACGACGACCTCCGCGGCGCTCCCCGGCACCCAGCGGATGACGCGGCCGGTGCCGGAGTGCTCGAGGATGTCGCCCTTCCAGTGGTGCAGGGGGAACCGCCGACTGGAGTCGCTCACGAAGACGGTGCCGTCCCGGGTGACGGTGACGTTGCTGCACAGGTTCAGCGGCTCTCCGGCCGCCGCGGTCAGAAGGCTCTCCACCGCGCCGGTCGCCGGGTCGACCCGTAAGAGTCCCTGGTAGGCGTCGCAGACCAGAAGACGGCCGTCCGGAAGGTGATGCATTCCCAGCGGCCGGCCGCGGGTGCGGGCCACCTCCGTCACCCGCCCGGTGGCTGTCCCCACCCGCAGGATGCGGCCGTCGGCCACACCGGTCAGCAGATTCCCGGACCCCTCCAGCGCGAGGTGCTCGGGACCGGCCCCGTCGAGCGGGAGCAGCCGCAAGGGCGGCATCGTCGGCCTTCCCGTCCGGGCCTGCGGGCGGGAAGGCCGCGGCGGGTGCCAGACGACCGGCTTCATGCGCGGCTTACGCGGCATGGACGATCCGCCCCCGCCGGGCCCGCACGCAGCGCAGCATCTCCTCCGCGTACGGCAGGACGATGAAGAGGCCCACGGCCGCACCGATCGACGCGAGATACGCGGCGGGAAGCGGCTGCTCCTTGGGGACGAGCCGCCAGTCGTCCGCGGCGGCCTCCTTGCCGTTCCGCAGGCCTGCTCGCACCTTGTCCCAGTGCAGGCAGGCGGTGAAGGCCGCCGCCGACAGCGGGAGCACCTCCAGGAAGCTGTGGATGTGCTGCTCCACCGGGCGCACTTCCCGGTCGTGCGTGGCGATCGTGACGTCCCACAGCGCGGTCGCGCCGTGCGCGACGGCCGCGCCGCCCATCAAGGACAGCACCAGCGGGTTGATTTTCGCGACCAGGCC
The window above is part of the Streptomyces syringium genome. Proteins encoded here:
- a CDS encoding diguanylate cyclase — translated: MRISRTGPARRWLRWRDRPALRIPPGADDVENASRRFLMYGVLPLWFVPAVADWVMHRRTRIEETSGVRESAVHALMMTEAGIPVVAGLVAKINPLVLSLMGGAAVAHGATALWDVTIATHDREVRPVEQHIHSFLEVLPLSAAAFTACLHWDKVRAGLRNGKEAAADDWRLVPKEQPLPAAYLASIGAAVGLFIVLPYAEEMLRCVRARRGRIVHAA
- a CDS encoding SMP-30/gluconolactonase/LRE family protein; its protein translation is MPPLRLLPLDGAGPEHLALEGSGNLLTGVADGRILRVGTATGRVTEVARTRGRPLGMHHLPDGRLLVCDAYQGLLRVDPATGAVESLLTAAAGEPLNLCSNVTVTRDGTVFVSDSSRRFPLHHWKGDILEHSGTGRVIRWVPGSAAEVVVDGLQFANGLCLAPDESFLVISESGAYRLLRLWLTGGRAGTTDVFADRLPGFPDNLTTSRDGLVWAALAGPRDALLDTLHRHHPALRKALWALPGALLPGPRRTTHVQGRDDRGRLVHDLRRRADNYHLTTSALEHAGTLYLGSLVRRAIAAVPLPPPRAGRETGPENRQA
- a CDS encoding hydrophobic protein, with protein sequence MVPLLLVLLLALILFGAGFALKILWWVAVVVLVIWLLGFLMRSTGAGGSRGRWYRW